Proteins from a genomic interval of Piscinibacter sp. HJYY11:
- a CDS encoding sugar ABC transporter ATP-binding protein — protein sequence MSVAVEFNEVRKAFGPVEVLHGVSFSLTPGRVVGLLGENGAGKSTLMKILSGYEGLSGGELRINGQPMRFSGPREAEAQGIVLIHQEFNLAEDLTIAQNIFLGHERRKGLWLDDASMRDETARVLQQVGLNAHPDTPVRQLIVAEKQLVEIARALSRKAKLLIMDEPTATLTPGETERLFALMAQLKREGVTLLYISHKLDEVERVTDEVVVMRDGRFVAQQPTQGLTRHQMAQLMVGRELSDLFPPKDPPPAGTQPLLDVKGFCVPGWADDIAFEVRPGEILGFAGLVGAGRTELFEGMLGLRACRGELRIDGRPVKIKSPRDAANHGITYLSEDRKGKGLHVHFGLRENLTLMTLARYAKPWLKPADEEAALKKAVQDFGIRTGSLDVPASSLSGGNQQKLALAKVLHPEPRVVVLDEPTRGVDVGAKRDIYFLVQRLAREGRAVIVVSSELMELIGLCHRVVVMRTGRQQATLDATHLTEEELIAHATGTH from the coding sequence ATGAGCGTGGCCGTCGAGTTCAACGAAGTGCGCAAGGCCTTCGGGCCGGTGGAGGTCTTGCACGGCGTGAGCTTCTCGCTGACCCCTGGGCGGGTCGTCGGCCTGCTCGGCGAAAACGGCGCCGGCAAGTCGACGCTGATGAAGATCCTCTCCGGCTACGAAGGCTTGAGCGGTGGCGAGCTGCGCATCAACGGCCAGCCGATGCGATTCAGCGGCCCGCGCGAAGCCGAAGCGCAGGGCATCGTGCTGATCCACCAGGAGTTCAACCTCGCCGAAGACCTGACGATCGCGCAGAACATCTTCCTCGGCCACGAGCGCCGCAAAGGCTTGTGGCTCGACGATGCCTCGATGCGCGACGAGACCGCGCGCGTGCTGCAGCAGGTGGGCCTCAACGCACACCCCGACACGCCGGTGCGCCAGCTCATCGTGGCCGAGAAGCAGCTCGTCGAGATCGCGCGGGCGCTGTCGCGCAAGGCGAAGCTGTTGATCATGGACGAGCCCACCGCCACGCTCACCCCCGGCGAGACCGAGCGGCTCTTCGCGCTGATGGCGCAACTGAAGCGCGAAGGCGTGACGCTGCTCTACATCTCGCACAAGCTCGACGAGGTGGAGCGCGTGACCGACGAGGTGGTGGTGATGCGCGACGGGCGTTTCGTCGCGCAGCAGCCGACGCAAGGCCTCACCCGCCACCAGATGGCGCAGCTGATGGTGGGGCGCGAGCTGTCGGATCTGTTCCCGCCCAAGGACCCGCCGCCCGCCGGCACGCAGCCCTTGCTCGACGTCAAAGGCTTCTGCGTGCCGGGTTGGGCCGACGACATCGCTTTCGAGGTTCGCCCTGGCGAGATCCTGGGCTTCGCCGGCCTGGTGGGCGCCGGCCGCACCGAGCTTTTCGAGGGCATGCTCGGCCTGCGTGCCTGCCGCGGCGAGCTGCGCATCGACGGCCGGCCCGTGAAGATCAAGAGCCCGCGCGATGCGGCCAACCACGGCATCACGTATCTCAGCGAAGACCGCAAGGGCAAGGGCCTGCACGTGCACTTCGGCCTGCGCGAAAACCTGACGCTGATGACGCTCGCGCGGTATGCGAAGCCCTGGCTCAAGCCGGCCGACGAAGAAGCGGCGTTGAAGAAGGCCGTGCAGGACTTCGGCATCCGCACCGGCTCGCTCGACGTGCCGGCCTCGTCGCTCTCGGGCGGCAACCAGCAGAAGCTGGCCCTCGCCAAGGTGCTGCACCCCGAGCCGCGCGTGGTGGTGCTCGACGAGCCGACCCGCGGCGTCGACGTCGGCGCCAAGCGCGACATCTATTTCCTGGTGCAGCGCCTCGCCCGTGAGGGCCGCGCCGTGATCGTCGTCTCGTCGGAGCTGATGGAGCTGATCGGCCTGTGCCACCGCGTGGTCGTCATGCGCACGGGCCGCCAGCAGGCCACGCTCGACGCGACCCACCTGACCGAAGAGGAACTCATCGCCCATGCCACCGGAACGCATTGA
- the fusA gene encoding elongation factor G: protein MNNKPRQLRNIGVIAHVDAGKTTTSERILFYTGESHRIGDVNAGTTQLDFDPQERKRGITINSAATTVHWNGVQINLIDTPGHIDFNIEVNRSLRVLDGAVVVFDGVAGVEPQTETNWRLADQYRVPRIAFINKLDRVGADFLRVVAMMEERLGAKVLPLQLPIGAEGDFRGVVDLVGMRALVWERDDAREPYVVTEIPASLVAVAQAHRARLVEAAVEQDDAALNAYLNGEPIDDATLRTGIRRGVLSGAFVPALAGSAFRNRGVEPLLDAVVDYLPSPEDIQRAEGEPASDPDGPFAALAFKLVSDDHGAKVFVRVYRGKLKRGDSVLNASTGKQERVARLYEVHADDQVEREELVAGDIAAIVGLKDTLTGHTLCDPTHPLHLEEIRVPEPVIDVAIEPKTRDDLTGLSKALHALLREDPSLKMRQDAESGQTILSGMGELQLEVSIEKLRARFGVEVAVGRPQVAYRETITRAVEVHHVHKKQSGGPGQFAEVTLRFAPLARGEGFRFACEVVGGAVPREFIPAVEQGLRRAAQTGVIAGAPVVDFEATLVDGGFHERDSSTLAFELAAVAAAREAFAKAEPVLLEPVMAVEVVTPVEHLGDVIGDLARRRGLVRGQDQRGNASVVDAQVPLSEMFGYIGHLRALSSGRAQYTMQFDHHEVAPASVVAEIARR from the coding sequence ATGAACAACAAGCCAAGACAACTGCGCAACATCGGTGTCATCGCCCACGTCGACGCGGGCAAGACGACGACCAGCGAGCGCATCCTCTTCTACACGGGCGAGAGCCATCGCATCGGCGACGTGAATGCCGGCACGACGCAGCTCGACTTCGACCCGCAGGAGCGCAAGCGCGGCATCACCATCAACAGTGCAGCAACGACCGTTCACTGGAACGGCGTGCAGATCAACCTGATCGACACGCCGGGCCACATCGACTTCAACATCGAGGTGAACCGCTCGCTGCGCGTGCTCGACGGTGCCGTGGTCGTGTTCGACGGCGTGGCCGGCGTGGAGCCGCAGACCGAGACCAACTGGCGCCTCGCGGACCAGTACCGCGTGCCGCGCATCGCCTTCATCAACAAGCTCGACCGCGTGGGCGCCGATTTCCTGCGCGTGGTGGCGATGATGGAAGAGCGGCTCGGCGCCAAGGTGCTGCCGCTGCAGCTGCCGATCGGCGCGGAAGGCGACTTCCGCGGCGTGGTCGACCTCGTCGGCATGCGCGCCCTCGTGTGGGAGCGTGACGATGCACGTGAGCCCTATGTGGTGACGGAGATTCCGGCATCGCTGGTGGCGGTTGCTCAGGCGCATCGTGCGCGGCTCGTCGAAGCTGCGGTCGAGCAGGACGACGCGGCACTGAACGCGTACCTCAACGGCGAGCCGATCGACGACGCAACGCTTCGCACCGGCATCCGCCGTGGCGTGCTGTCGGGCGCGTTCGTGCCCGCGCTCGCAGGCTCTGCGTTCCGGAACCGCGGCGTCGAGCCGCTGCTCGATGCGGTCGTCGACTACCTGCCGTCGCCGGAAGACATCCAGCGCGCGGAAGGCGAACCTGCGTCCGACCCCGACGGGCCGTTCGCCGCGCTCGCCTTCAAGCTGGTGTCCGACGACCACGGCGCGAAGGTGTTCGTGCGTGTCTACCGTGGCAAGCTCAAGCGCGGCGACAGCGTGCTCAATGCGAGCACGGGCAAGCAGGAGCGTGTGGCACGGCTGTACGAGGTCCACGCCGACGACCAGGTCGAACGCGAGGAGCTTGTCGCCGGTGACATCGCCGCGATCGTGGGCCTGAAGGACACGCTGACGGGCCACACCCTGTGCGACCCGACGCACCCGCTGCATCTCGAGGAGATCCGCGTGCCCGAGCCGGTGATCGACGTGGCGATCGAGCCGAAGACGCGCGACGACCTGACCGGTCTGTCGAAGGCCTTGCACGCGCTGCTGCGAGAAGACCCGAGCCTCAAGATGCGGCAGGACGCCGAATCGGGGCAGACGATCCTCTCCGGCATGGGCGAGCTGCAGCTCGAGGTCTCGATCGAGAAGCTGCGGGCGCGCTTCGGCGTGGAGGTCGCAGTCGGCCGGCCGCAGGTGGCCTACCGCGAGACGATCACCCGGGCGGTGGAGGTGCACCACGTGCACAAGAAGCAGTCCGGCGGCCCCGGCCAGTTCGCCGAGGTGACGCTGCGCTTCGCGCCGCTGGCGCGTGGCGAGGGTTTTCGCTTCGCGTGCGAGGTCGTCGGCGGAGCGGTGCCGCGCGAGTTCATCCCCGCGGTGGAGCAGGGCCTCCGCCGCGCGGCGCAGACCGGCGTGATCGCCGGCGCGCCGGTGGTGGACTTCGAGGCCACGCTGGTCGACGGCGGCTTCCACGAGCGCGACTCGTCGACGCTGGCCTTCGAGCTGGCGGCGGTGGCCGCGGCGCGTGAGGCGTTCGCGAAAGCGGAGCCGGTGCTGCTGGAGCCGGTGATGGCGGTGGAAGTCGTCACGCCGGTCGAGCACCTCGGCGACGTGATCGGCGACCTGGCCCGCCGGCGCGGCCTCGTGCGCGGGCAGGACCAGCGTGGCAACGCGTCGGTGGTCGACGCCCAGGTGCCGCTGTCGGAGATGTTCGGCTACATCGGCCACCTGCGGGCGCTTTCGTCCGGGCGCGCGCAGTACACGATGCAGTTCGACCACCACGAGGTGGCGCCGGCAAGCGTGGTCGCCGAGATCGCCCGCCGGTGA
- a CDS encoding substrate-binding domain-containing protein — MTFAVRLLAIAAFAAGTLGFTATASAQNKVNLGVAIPAATHGFTGGIVWWAGEAKKELEKKYPDLKVTIKTAANAGEQANQLQDLVTANKINALVVFPFESAALTKPVAQVKAKGVYVTVVDRGLTDTSAQDAYVAGDNTAFGKIPAEYLAKALGGKGNIVALRGIATTLDNERMDAFNSVMKNHPDIKLLDAKYGNWNRDDAFKVMQDFLTRFKQIDAVWAADDDMAVGVLKAIDQAKRSDIRIVFGGAGAKGMVKTLIDGQDPRIQANVSYSPKFIYDAIKLTAEARLKGDKLPATTIIPSVLITKENAKQFYFPDSPF; from the coding sequence ATGACATTCGCTGTTCGACTGCTTGCCATCGCCGCGTTCGCGGCCGGCACCCTCGGCTTCACGGCCACCGCTTCGGCGCAGAACAAGGTCAACCTCGGCGTCGCCATCCCGGCCGCGACCCACGGCTTCACCGGCGGCATCGTCTGGTGGGCCGGCGAGGCGAAGAAGGAGCTGGAGAAGAAGTACCCCGACCTCAAGGTGACCATCAAGACCGCCGCCAACGCCGGCGAGCAGGCCAACCAGCTGCAGGACCTGGTGACGGCCAACAAGATCAACGCGCTGGTCGTGTTCCCCTTCGAATCGGCCGCACTCACCAAGCCGGTGGCGCAGGTCAAGGCCAAGGGCGTGTACGTGACGGTGGTCGACCGCGGCCTCACCGACACCAGCGCACAGGACGCCTACGTGGCCGGTGACAACACCGCCTTCGGCAAGATCCCCGCCGAGTACCTCGCCAAGGCCCTGGGCGGCAAGGGCAACATCGTCGCGCTGCGCGGCATCGCCACCACGCTCGACAACGAGCGCATGGACGCCTTCAACAGCGTGATGAAGAACCACCCCGACATCAAGCTGCTCGACGCCAAGTACGGCAACTGGAACCGCGACGACGCGTTCAAGGTGATGCAGGACTTCCTGACCCGCTTCAAGCAGATCGACGCGGTGTGGGCGGCAGACGACGACATGGCGGTGGGCGTGCTCAAGGCCATCGACCAGGCCAAGCGCAGCGACATCCGAATCGTCTTCGGTGGCGCGGGCGCGAAAGGCATGGTGAAGACGCTGATCGACGGCCAGGATCCGCGCATCCAGGCCAACGTGTCGTACTCGCCGAAGTTCATCTACGACGCGATCAAGCTCACCGCCGAAGCGCGGCTGAAGGGTGACAAGCTTCCGGCCACGACCATCATTCCTTCGGTGCTGATCACCAAGGAGAATGCCAAGCAGTTCTATTTCCCGGATTCACCCTTCTGA
- a CDS encoding ABC transporter permease — protein sequence MPPERIDSAAAGTTPRAAWHTRLHGFGPVLGLVLLCIAGTWLNSDFATLDNAMNLLTRTAFIGIIAVGMCFVIISGGIDLSVGSMAALIAGCVILFMNAIAASVGSTTLVVALGMGFAVLLGAVFGLAHGLLITKGQIEPFIVTLGTLGIFRAYLTYFSNGGAITLDNTLADAYSPVYYASLLGVPIPVWIFLLVAIAGGLILNRTAYGRYVQAIGSNEQVARYAAVDVDRIKLLTYMLLGVCVGIATLLYVPRLGSASPTTGLLWELEAIAAVIVGGTALKGGAGSITGTVVGAVLLSVISNILNLTSIISVYLNAAVQGFVIIAVAFMQRRRK from the coding sequence ATGCCACCGGAACGCATTGACTCCGCCGCCGCGGGTACGACGCCTCGCGCGGCCTGGCACACCCGCCTGCATGGCTTTGGCCCGGTGCTGGGCCTGGTGCTGCTGTGCATCGCCGGCACCTGGCTCAACAGCGACTTCGCGACGCTCGACAACGCGATGAACCTGCTCACCCGCACCGCCTTCATCGGGATCATCGCGGTGGGCATGTGCTTCGTCATCATCTCCGGCGGCATCGACCTCTCGGTCGGCTCGATGGCCGCCTTGATCGCGGGCTGCGTGATCCTCTTCATGAACGCGATCGCGGCTTCGGTCGGCTCGACGACGCTGGTGGTCGCGCTCGGCATGGGCTTCGCCGTGCTGCTCGGCGCGGTGTTCGGCCTCGCACACGGCCTGCTCATCACCAAAGGGCAGATCGAGCCCTTCATCGTGACGCTGGGCACGCTCGGCATCTTCCGGGCCTACCTGACCTACTTCTCCAACGGCGGCGCGATCACGCTCGACAACACGCTGGCCGATGCCTACAGCCCGGTCTATTACGCGAGCCTGCTGGGTGTGCCGATCCCAGTGTGGATCTTCCTGCTCGTCGCCATCGCCGGCGGCCTCATCCTCAACCGCACGGCCTACGGCCGCTACGTGCAGGCGATCGGCTCGAATGAACAGGTGGCGCGCTACGCGGCTGTCGACGTCGACCGCATCAAGCTTCTGACCTACATGCTGCTCGGCGTGTGCGTGGGCATCGCGACGCTGCTCTACGTGCCGCGCCTCGGCTCGGCCTCACCGACCACCGGCCTCCTGTGGGAGCTCGAAGCGATCGCCGCGGTGATCGTCGGCGGCACCGCGTTGAAGGGTGGCGCGGGCAGCATCACCGGCACGGTGGTCGGCGCCGTGCTGCTCTCGGTCATCAGCAACATCCTGAACCTCACCAGCATCATCAGCGTGTACCTCAACGCGGCGGTGCAGGGCTTCGTGATCATCGCCGTCGCCTTCATGCAGAGGCGGCGCAAGTAG
- a CDS encoding Gfo/Idh/MocA family protein, translating into MSAPLRYAMVGGGRGAFIGSVHRQAMALDGQMRLVSAALSSQPDKALASGRDLGLPEDRIHASWQALLADELKRPAHERIHFVAIVTPNDLHHPVAKAFTEAGFHVVCDKPLVHTSAQADDLIKAAERARTVFGVTYNYTGYPMVRQAREMVRAGAIGHIHKVIVEYRQGWLAPQLQSGDTGAWRADPARSGPGGTLSDVGTHAEHLMATVTGLTIESLCADVNTFVPGRRLDDDVSVLLRFTNGARGVLMASQVETGCENDIRLRVFGSQGSLDWRQEDPNHLVHSPIDGPRRILTRGSPGLSAAAQNATRIPSGHPEAFLEAFANVYLGVAADIRARLEGRQANPVHADYPTLAEGARGIHFVEKVIESAASAGKWTAWS; encoded by the coding sequence ATGAGCGCTCCCCTTCGCTACGCCATGGTCGGTGGCGGTCGTGGCGCCTTCATCGGCTCGGTGCATCGCCAGGCCATGGCGCTCGACGGTCAGATGCGCCTCGTGTCGGCTGCGCTCTCGTCGCAGCCCGACAAGGCGCTCGCGTCGGGCCGCGACCTCGGCCTGCCCGAGGACCGCATCCACGCCAGCTGGCAGGCCCTGCTGGCCGACGAACTCAAGCGCCCGGCACACGAGCGCATCCACTTCGTCGCCATCGTCACGCCCAACGACCTGCATCACCCGGTGGCCAAGGCGTTCACGGAGGCGGGCTTCCACGTGGTGTGCGACAAGCCCCTGGTGCACACCAGCGCGCAGGCCGACGACCTCATCAAGGCCGCCGAGCGTGCGCGCACCGTGTTCGGCGTCACCTACAACTACACCGGCTACCCGATGGTGCGGCAGGCACGCGAGATGGTGCGCGCCGGCGCGATCGGCCACATCCACAAGGTGATCGTCGAATACCGCCAGGGCTGGCTGGCTCCGCAGCTGCAGAGCGGCGACACCGGCGCCTGGCGCGCCGATCCCGCGCGCAGCGGGCCCGGCGGCACGCTGTCGGACGTGGGCACGCATGCCGAGCACCTGATGGCCACCGTCACCGGCCTCACCATCGAAAGCCTGTGCGCCGACGTGAACACCTTCGTCCCCGGCCGCCGCCTCGACGACGACGTGAGCGTGCTGCTGCGCTTCACCAACGGCGCCCGCGGCGTGCTGATGGCATCTCAAGTGGAGACCGGCTGCGAGAACGACATCCGCCTACGGGTCTTCGGCAGCCAGGGCTCCCTCGACTGGCGGCAGGAAGACCCCAACCACCTCGTCCATTCGCCAATCGACGGCCCGCGCCGCATCCTCACGCGCGGCTCACCCGGCCTGAGCGCCGCCGCGCAAAACGCGACGCGCATCCCCTCGGGCCACCCCGAGGCCTTCCTCGAGGCGTTTGCGAACGTCTACCTGGGTGTCGCGGCCGACATCCGGGCGCGGCTGGAGGGCCGCCAGGCCAATCCGGTGCACGCCGACTACCCCACGCTCGCGGAAGGGGCGCGCGGCATCCACTTCGTCGAGAAGGTGATCGAGTCGGCCGCGAGCGCGGGCAAGTGGACAGCCTGGAGCTGA
- a CDS encoding alpha/beta hydrolase, which produces MSLETLEFETAPNPTRSVIVLHGLGDDGHGWAPIAQELDLSPLGAVRFVLPHAPMQPVTINNGYVMRAWYDILGTDLARREDEKGLRESLTKLEALIAREKARGIPASRIALVGFSQGCAMALLTGLRHGERLAGIAGLSGYLPLAATTAAERSEANRDTPLFLAHGTEDPVVMHSRGAASRDALAALGHTIEWHEYPMPHSVCAEEIDDLNRWLLKVLAN; this is translated from the coding sequence ATGTCCCTCGAAACCCTCGAATTCGAAACCGCCCCGAACCCGACCCGCAGCGTGATCGTGCTGCACGGCTTGGGCGACGACGGCCACGGCTGGGCGCCCATTGCGCAGGAGCTCGACCTGAGCCCGCTCGGCGCGGTGCGCTTCGTGCTGCCGCATGCGCCCATGCAGCCGGTGACCATCAACAACGGCTACGTGATGCGCGCCTGGTACGACATCCTCGGCACCGACCTCGCGCGGCGTGAAGACGAAAAGGGCCTGCGCGAGTCGCTGACGAAACTCGAAGCCTTGATCGCCCGCGAAAAGGCCCGCGGCATCCCGGCCTCGCGCATCGCGCTCGTCGGCTTCTCCCAGGGCTGCGCGATGGCGCTGCTCACCGGCCTGCGCCACGGCGAGCGGCTCGCCGGCATCGCCGGCCTCTCGGGCTACCTGCCGCTCGCGGCCACGACTGCCGCCGAGCGCAGCGAAGCCAACCGCGACACGCCGCTCTTCCTTGCCCACGGCACCGAGGACCCGGTGGTCATGCACAGCCGCGGCGCCGCCTCGCGCGACGCGCTGGCCGCGCTCGGCCACACGATCGAGTGGCACGAGTACCCGATGCCGCACTCGGTGTGCGCGGAAGAGATCGACGACCTCAACCGCTGGCTGCTGAAAGTGCTGGCCAATTGA
- a CDS encoding AraC family transcriptional regulator, producing the protein MEQAPLTVSLAYVSALLEAAELPPAHASQLLRQQGLDPDDTSARLSERQFATLYRSLAIALDDEMLRCFSRPLRPGTLKFTCLALLDAKNLMVALHRWSYLSRLMQDDFYVELTQLEDTARVAIVQAPGAPTRRAVASDLMLKVIHGVASWLVGRRLALLRADFPFPRPEFAADYELLYPGPVFFGQPQAVLTMDAALLALPIRRTKPELDDFLHRAPEDWFFATPREPRLALRLRDYLAERLPRPATAENAAETLHISIRTLHRRLADEGTSFQRVKDEFRRDRALQLLLKSQAPINLISEQLGFDSTASFHRAFRGWTGETPGAFRAAGTPPR; encoded by the coding sequence ATGGAACAGGCGCCGCTCACCGTCTCGCTGGCGTACGTCTCCGCCTTGCTGGAGGCGGCCGAGCTGCCGCCTGCCCATGCCTCGCAGCTGCTGCGCCAGCAGGGGCTGGACCCGGACGACACCAGCGCCCGCCTCAGCGAGCGCCAGTTCGCCACCCTCTACCGATCTCTCGCCATCGCGCTCGACGACGAGATGCTGCGCTGCTTCTCGCGCCCGCTGCGGCCAGGCACGCTCAAGTTCACCTGCCTCGCACTGCTCGACGCCAAGAACCTGATGGTGGCGCTGCACCGCTGGTCGTACCTCTCGCGGCTGATGCAGGACGACTTCTATGTCGAACTGACCCAGCTCGAGGACACCGCCCGCGTCGCCATCGTCCAGGCGCCAGGCGCGCCGACGAGACGGGCCGTCGCGTCGGATCTGATGCTCAAGGTGATCCACGGCGTGGCCTCGTGGCTGGTCGGCCGGCGGCTGGCGCTGCTGCGCGCCGATTTCCCCTTCCCGCGCCCGGAGTTCGCCGCCGACTACGAGCTGCTCTATCCGGGCCCGGTCTTCTTCGGCCAGCCGCAGGCGGTGCTGACGATGGACGCGGCGCTGCTCGCGCTGCCCATCCGGCGCACCAAGCCCGAGCTCGACGACTTCCTGCACCGTGCACCCGAAGACTGGTTCTTCGCCACCCCCCGCGAGCCAAGGCTGGCGCTGCGCCTGCGCGATTACCTGGCCGAGCGCCTCCCGCGCCCGGCCACGGCGGAGAACGCCGCCGAAACGCTGCACATCTCCATCCGCACGCTGCACCGCCGCCTGGCTGACGAGGGCACGAGCTTCCAGCGGGTCAAGGACGAGTTCCGCCGCGACCGCGCACTGCAGCTGCTCCTCAAGAGCCAGGCGCCGATCAACCTCATCAGCGAGCAACTGGGCTTCGACAGCACGGCCTCGTTCCACCGCGCCTTCCGCGGCTGGACCGGGGAGACGCCGGGGGCTTTCCGCGCCGCGGGCACGCCGCCGCGCTGA
- a CDS encoding ROK family protein codes for MSPWAELSETEQTLLDHVFWSGGLSRDALAQRATFSKTRSNATVAGLLAQGLLEEVGLQASSGGRRPETLRLHRGLGVLLAADLGATGLEVAVLTPDLQVLASHGEAADVRRGPGLVLSRVRALMSQLLQQCGRQPRDVIAIGIGVPGPVDFASGQLVNPPLMPEWDSFSIRDDLRADYKAPVFVDNDVNLMALGELWRLQRSLANFLVIKVGTGIGCGIVCHGEVYRGADGSAGDVGHICVDPHGPRCTCGNLGCVEALAAGPAIAQQATEAAQSGESPMLASLLDERGTLTPVDVAQASRAGDAAANAIVQRAGTHIGQMLASIVNFFNPSHVFIGGGVTRIGPLFLASLRQSVYHRSLALSTRHLEIAYSPLGDQAGVVGAGVLAMHETLKSRGVIPS; via the coding sequence GTGAGCCCTTGGGCCGAACTGTCCGAAACCGAGCAGACCCTGCTGGACCACGTGTTCTGGAGCGGCGGGCTGTCGCGCGACGCGCTCGCGCAGCGCGCCACCTTCTCCAAGACCCGCTCCAACGCGACCGTCGCCGGCCTGCTGGCGCAGGGCCTGCTGGAAGAAGTGGGCCTGCAGGCCTCGTCGGGCGGTCGCCGGCCCGAGACGCTGCGCCTGCACCGCGGCCTGGGCGTGCTGCTGGCCGCCGACCTGGGCGCGACCGGCCTCGAAGTGGCGGTGCTCACACCCGACCTGCAGGTGCTGGCCAGCCACGGCGAAGCGGCCGACGTGCGCCGCGGCCCCGGCCTCGTGCTCTCGCGCGTGCGGGCGCTGATGTCGCAGCTGCTCCAGCAGTGCGGCCGCCAGCCGCGCGACGTGATCGCCATCGGCATCGGCGTGCCGGGGCCGGTCGATTTTGCGAGCGGACAGCTCGTCAATCCGCCGCTCATGCCCGAGTGGGACAGCTTCTCGATCCGAGACGACCTGCGTGCCGACTACAAGGCGCCGGTCTTTGTCGACAACGACGTCAACCTGATGGCGCTCGGCGAGCTGTGGCGGCTGCAGCGCAGCCTCGCCAACTTCCTCGTCATCAAGGTCGGCACCGGCATCGGCTGCGGCATCGTCTGCCACGGCGAGGTGTACCGCGGCGCCGACGGTTCGGCCGGCGACGTGGGCCACATCTGCGTCGACCCGCACGGCCCGCGCTGCACCTGCGGCAACCTGGGCTGTGTGGAAGCGCTGGCCGCCGGCCCGGCCATCGCGCAGCAGGCGACGGAGGCGGCGCAGTCGGGTGAGAGCCCCATGCTCGCGTCGCTGCTCGACGAACGCGGCACGCTCACGCCGGTCGACGTGGCGCAGGCGAGCCGCGCCGGCGATGCGGCGGCCAACGCGATCGTGCAGCGCGCCGGCACGCACATCGGGCAGATGCTCGCGTCCATCGTCAACTTCTTCAACCCGTCGCATGTGTTCATCGGCGGCGGGGTGACGCGCATCGGGCCGCTGTTCCTCGCCTCGCTGCGGCAGAGCGTGTACCACCGCTCGCTCGCACTCTCGACACGCCACCTCGAGATCGCCTACTCGCCGCTCGGCGACCAGGCGGGTGTGGTCGGCGCCGGTGTGCTGGCCATGCACGAGACGCTGAAGTCGCGTGGGGTGATCCCGTCATGA